Proteins from a genomic interval of Capsicum annuum cultivar UCD-10X-F1 chromosome 4, UCD10Xv1.1, whole genome shotgun sequence:
- the LOC107867018 gene encoding uncharacterized protein LOC107867018, with protein sequence MRIYQEMKDEEAQSRNSSISNITSNVTTVCSAVSVVAPVATIAKKDQGINGLFGKGKYKLWVLAAILLLAFWSMFTGSLTLSLNWSTANLSRLSDASDFNIHEDLDILELEEREKMVKHMWDVYTQSSRIRLPKFWQDAFQAAYLDLTSDSPTTRDTAVSEIAKMSLRSTSTYESPSNKQSEPREIEKEKGSKSQMKTTTTKKPK encoded by the exons atgagaatataCCAAGAAATGAAGGATGAAGAAGCACAATCAAGAAATAGTAGTATTAGTAATATTACAAGTAATGTAACAACAGTTTGTTCAGCAGTTTCAGTAGTAGCACCAGTGGCTACTATTGCAAAAAAAGATCAAGGGATTAATGGGCTATTTGGTAAAGGAAAATACAAGTTGTGGGTATTGGCTGCAATACTTTTGCTAGCTTTTTGGTCTATGTTTACTGGTTCACTTACACTAAGTCTCAATTGGTCTACTGCAAATCTCAGCCGTTTATCTGATGCTTCTGATTTCAACATTCATGAAGATCTTGATATTCTg GAATTGGAGGAAAGAGAGAAAATGGTGAAACATATGTGGGATGTGTACACACAGAGTAGCCGGATCAGGTTGCCTAAGTTCTGGCAAGACGCTTTCCAAGCAGCGTACCTAGACTTGACAAGTGATTCACCAACCACCCGAGACACTGCTGTGTCAGAGATTGCCAAGATGTCCCTCCGTTCCACTTCCACTTATGAATCACCTTCCAACAAACAATCAGAACCAAG agaaatagagaaagaaaaaggatCGAAAAGCCAGATGAAGACGACGACTACAAAGAAACCAAAGTAA
- the LOC107867019 gene encoding membrane steroid-binding protein 2 isoform X2: protein MVVTYKVVCGMFFSADDFVPIKRQPLHLGDMTEEELRAYNGSDSEKPLLMAIKGKIYDVSTSKMFYGPGGSYAMFAGRDASRALAQLSFKPEDINGNLEGLSDAQLEILQDWEYKFMDKYAQVGQLVPKKTPTENKAEEESVWDRTSAEGIKSRYAAGE, encoded by the coding sequence ATGGTTGTGACTTACAAAGTTGTTTGTGGCATGTTCTTCTCTGCTGATGACTTTGTTCCCATCAAAAGACAGCCTCTCCACCTCGGCGACATGACGGAAGAGGAACTTAGAGCTTATAATGGCTCTGACTCAGAAAAACCATTGTTGATGGCTATCAAAGGAAAGATCTACGATGTCTCTACCTCCAAGATGTTCTATGGTCCTGGTGGTTCATATGCAATGTTTGCTGGAAGAGATGCAAGCCGAGCCTTAGCTCAGTTATCATTCAAACCTGAAGATATTAATGGGAACCTTGAAGGCCTAAGTGATGCTCAACTTGAAATTCTGCAAGACTGGGAATATaaatttatggacaagtatgcCCAGGTGGGACAGCTTGTTCCAAAGAAAACACCAACTGAGAATAAAGCAGAAGAAGAAAGTGTTTGGGATAGGACTAGTGCTGAAGGCATCAAAAGCAGATATGCTGCAGGAGAGTAG
- the LOC107868555 gene encoding probable steroid-binding protein 3, whose amino-acid sequence MVVTYKVVCGMFFSADDFVPIKRQSLHLDDITEEELRAYYGSDSEKPLLMAIKGKIYDVSTFKMFYGPGGSYAMFAGRDVSRALAQLSFKPEDFNGSLECLNNAELEILQDWEYKFMDKYARVGQLVPKKTSTENKAEEESVWDRTSAEGIKSKYATGE is encoded by the coding sequence ATGGTTGTGACTTACAAAGTTGTTTGTGGCATGTTTTTCTCTGCTGATGACTTTGTTCCCATCAAAAGACAATCTCTTCACCTCGACGACATAACGGAAGAAGAACTTAGAGCTTATTATGGCTCTGACTCAGAAAAACCGTTGTTGATGGCTATCAAAGGAAAGATCTACGATGTCTCTACCTTCAAGATGTTCTATGGTCCTGGTGGTTCATATGCAATGTTTGCTGGAAGAGATGTAAGCAGAGCCTTAGCTCAGTTATCATTCAAACCTGAAGATTTTAATGGGAGCCTTGAATGCCTTAATAATGCTGAACTTGAAATTCTGCAAGACTGGGAATATaaatttatggacaagtatgcCCGGGTGGGACAGCTTGTTCCAAAGAAAACATCAACTGAGAATAAAGCAGAAGAAGAAAGTGTTTGGGATAGGACAAGTGCTGAAGGCATCAAAAGCAAATATGCTACAGGAGAGTAG
- the LOC107867019 gene encoding probable steroid-binding protein 3 isoform X1 → MTTAVWTTMTEIILQYTGLWPTAFFTIVALMVVTYKVVCGMFFSADDFVPIKRQPLHLGDMTEEELRAYNGSDSEKPLLMAIKGKIYDVSTSKMFYGPGGSYAMFAGRDASRALAQLSFKPEDINGNLEGLSDAQLEILQDWEYKFMDKYAQVGQLVPKKTPTENKAEEESVWDRTSAEGIKSRYAAGE, encoded by the coding sequence ATGACGACGGCGGTATGGACGACAATGACTGAGATCATCTTGCAGTACACGGGGTTATGGCCGACAGCGTTCTTCACCATTGTAGCGTTGATGGTTGTGACTTACAAAGTTGTTTGTGGCATGTTCTTCTCTGCTGATGACTTTGTTCCCATCAAAAGACAGCCTCTCCACCTCGGCGACATGACGGAAGAGGAACTTAGAGCTTATAATGGCTCTGACTCAGAAAAACCATTGTTGATGGCTATCAAAGGAAAGATCTACGATGTCTCTACCTCCAAGATGTTCTATGGTCCTGGTGGTTCATATGCAATGTTTGCTGGAAGAGATGCAAGCCGAGCCTTAGCTCAGTTATCATTCAAACCTGAAGATATTAATGGGAACCTTGAAGGCCTAAGTGATGCTCAACTTGAAATTCTGCAAGACTGGGAATATaaatttatggacaagtatgcCCAGGTGGGACAGCTTGTTCCAAAGAAAACACCAACTGAGAATAAAGCAGAAGAAGAAAGTGTTTGGGATAGGACTAGTGCTGAAGGCATCAAAAGCAGATATGCTGCAGGAGAGTAG